A stretch of Equus przewalskii isolate Varuska chromosome 11, EquPr2, whole genome shotgun sequence DNA encodes these proteins:
- the LRFN4 gene encoding leucine-rich repeat and fibronectin type-III domain-containing protein 4, whose amino-acid sequence MAPPLLLLLLASGAAACPLPCVCQNLSESLSTLCAHRGLLFVPPNVDRRTVELRLADNFIQALGPPDFRNMTGLVDLTLSRNAITRIGARAFGDLESLRSLHLDGNRLVELGTSSLRGPVNLQHLILSGNQLGRIAPGAFDDFLDSLEDLDLSYNNLRQVPWAGIGAMPALHTLNLDHNLIDALPPGAFAQLGQLSRLDLTSNRLATLAPDPLFSRGRDAEASPAPLVLSFSGNPLHCNCELLWLRRLARPDDLETCASPPGLAGRYFWAVPEGEFSCEPPLIARHTQRLWVLEGQRATLRCRALGDPAPTMHWVGPDDRLVGNSSRARAFPNGTLEIGVTGSGDAGGYTCIATNPAGEATAHVELRVLALPHGGNGSADGGRPGPSDIAASARTAAEGEGTLESEPAVQVTEVTATSGLVSWGPGRPEDPVWMFQIQYNSSEDETLIYRIVPASSHHFLLKHLVPGADYDLCLLALSPATGPSDLTATRLLGCAHFSTLPATPLCHALQAHVLGGTLTVAVGGVLVAALLVFTVALLVRGRGAGNGRLPLKLSHVQSQTNGGPSPTPKTHPPRSPPPRPQRSCSLDLGDTGGCYGYARRLGGAWARRSHSVHGGLLGAGCRGVGGSAERLEESVV is encoded by the exons ATGGCCCCAccgctcctgctgctgctgctggccagcGGAGCGGCCGCCTGCCCACTGCCCTGCGTCTGCCAGAACCTGTCCGAGTCGCTCagcaccctctgtgcccaccgaGGCCTGCTGTTTGTGCCGCCGAACGTGGACCGGCGCACGGTGGAGCTGCGGCTGGCCGACAACTTCATCCAGGCTTTGGGGCCGCCAGACTTCCGCAACATGACAGGGCTGGTGGACCTGACACTGTCCCGAAATGCCATCACCCGCATCGGGGCCCGCGCCTTTGGGGACCTGGAGAGCCTGCGCTCCCTGCACCTGGATGGCAATCGGCTGGTGGAGCTGGGCACCAGCAGTCTGCGGGGGCCCGTCAACCTGCAGCACCTCATCCTCAGCGGCAACCAGCTGGGCCGGATCGCGCCAGGCGCCTTCGACGACTTCCTGGACAGCCTGGAGGACCTGGACCTGTCCTACAACAACCTGCGGCAGGTGCCCTGGGCTGGCATCGGTGCCATGCCTGCCCTGCACACCCTCAACCTGGACCACAACCTCATCGACGCACTGCCCCCGGGCGCCTTTGCCCAACTCGGCCAGCTCTCCCGCCTTGACCTCACCTCCAACCGCCTGGCCACACTGGCGCCTGACCCGCTCTTCTCCCGGGGGCGCGACGCCGAGGCCTCGCCCGCCCCCCTGGTGCTGAGCTTCAGCGGGAACCCCCTGCACTGCAACTGCGAGCTGCTCTGGCTGCGGCGGCTGGCCCGGCCCGACGACCTGGAGACGTGCGCCTCCCCGCCAGGCCTGGCTGGCCGCTACTTCTGGGCAGTGCCCGAGGGCGAGTTCTCCTGTGAGCCGCCCCTCATCGCCCGCCACACGCAGCGTCTCTGGGTGCTGGAGGGCCAGCGGGCCACACTGCGGTGCCGGGCCCTCGGTGACCCTGCACCCACCATGCACTGGGTGGGCCCTGATGACCGGCTGGTGGGCAACTCCTCCCGAGCCAGGGCTTTCCCCAACGGGACCTTGGAGATTGGGGTGACAGGCTCTGGAGATGCAGGGGGCTACACCTGCATTGCCACCAACCCTGCTGGCGAGGCCACAGCCCACGTGGAGCTACGGGTGCTGGCCTTGCCCCACGGCGGGAATGGCAGCGCTGATGGGGGCCGCCCGGGGCCCTCGGACATTGCTGCCTCAGCCCGCACTGCTGCCGAGGGAGAGGGGACACTAGAGTCTGAGCCAGCCGTACAGGTGACAGAGGTGACCGCCACCTCAGGGCTGGTGAGCTGGGGGCCGGGGCGGCCAGAAGACCCCGTGTGGATGTTCCAAATCCAGTACAACAGCAGCGAGGACGAGACCCTCATCTACCG GATCGTCCCAGCCTCCAGCCACCACTTCCTGCTGAAGCACCTGGTCCCTGGTGCCGACTATGACCTCTGCCTGCTGGCCCTGTCACCCGCCACTGGGCCTTCCGACCTCACAGCCACCAGGCTGCTGGGCTGTGCCCACTTCTCCACACTGCCAGCCACGCCCCTGTGCCATGCCCTGCAGGCCCATGTGCTGGGCGGGACCCTGACTGTGGCTGTGGGGGGTGTGCTGGTGGCTGCCTTACTGGTCTTcactgtggccttgctggttcgGGGCCGGGGGGCCGGGAACGGCCGCCTCCCTCTCAAACTCAGCCACGTCCAATCCCAGACCAATGGAGGCCCCAGCCCCACGCCCAAGACCCACCCGCCGAGGAGCCCCCCGCCTCGCCCCCAGCGCAGCTGCTCCCTGGACCTGGGAGACACAGGCGGGTGCTACGGTTATGCCAGGCGCCTTGGAGGGGCCTGGGCCCGACGGAGCCACTCTGTGCATGGGGGGCTGCTCGGGGCAGGatgccggggggtggggggcagtgcgGAGAGGCTGGAAGAGAGTGTGGTATGA